One Chlamydiales bacterium STE3 DNA window includes the following coding sequences:
- a CDS encoding Uncharacterized protein (Product derived from UniProtKB/Trembl:F8KXW4) translates to MRIFCLFLTLYSTLYHFTMNAETAFAIGEGYREDNLNWSIAGLNDEPNILSELDWKNIKMVQISGAFCQSIAGICFFADGDYAKIYDGKNRDSDYFGNHRTLEFSRSYADASKGHAYDLCTGIGWNTNFLISPIEFCPQIGYSYHKQHLTLRKGVLVIDRIAGKTGPINGLNSSYVSCWHGPWIGFDTCVNFYSPLTIFGGIRAHLVSYKAKGHWNLRSEFADNFIQEGVGYGLFGQVGIQYDLTKRLTIGILGSYQEFKICYGRDRLSFRFNYIDENGNTRSAFKTIGLRLNEVNWDSLRLQAYITFNF, encoded by the coding sequence ATGCGCATATTCTGTTTATTTTTGACACTTTACTCAACCTTATATCATTTTACGATGAATGCTGAAACAGCTTTTGCTATTGGCGAAGGTTATAGGGAAGACAATTTAAATTGGAGTATTGCCGGGCTTAATGATGAACCAAACATTTTATCTGAGCTCGATTGGAAAAACATTAAAATGGTTCAAATTTCAGGAGCTTTTTGTCAATCAATAGCGGGGATCTGTTTTTTTGCAGACGGAGATTATGCAAAGATTTATGATGGGAAAAACAGAGATTCTGATTATTTTGGCAACCATCGAACATTAGAGTTTTCAAGAAGTTATGCTGATGCAAGCAAAGGCCATGCCTACGATCTTTGCACTGGGATAGGTTGGAATACAAATTTTTTAATCAGCCCTATTGAATTCTGCCCACAAATTGGGTACTCTTACCACAAACAGCATTTGACATTGAGGAAGGGGGTTTTAGTAATAGATCGCATTGCTGGGAAAACGGGACCTATTAATGGTTTAAATAGCAGCTATGTCTCCTGCTGGCATGGTCCGTGGATTGGCTTTGATACTTGTGTGAACTTTTATTCACCCTTGACTATTTTTGGTGGAATCCGCGCCCACTTGGTTTCTTACAAAGCAAAAGGCCACTGGAACCTTCGCTCTGAATTTGCAGATAATTTTATTCAAGAGGGCGTTGGCTATGGTCTATTCGGACAAGTCGGGATTCAATATGATTTAACAAAACGATTAACCATTGGAATTCTGGGGAGCTACCAAGAATTTAAAATCTGCTACGGTCGAGATAGACTCTCTTTCAGATTTAACTATATAGATGAAAATGGCAACACAAGATCAGCTTTTAAAACCATTGGCTTAAGACTTAATGAGGTAAATTGGGATTCGCTTCGACTCCAAGCCTACATAACTTTTAATTTTTAA
- a CDS encoding putative peptide ABC transporter ATP-binding protein y4tR (Product derived from UniProtKB/Swiss-Prot:Q53193;Gene name derived from UniProtKB/Trembl:F8KXQ6): MTDPVLNVQGLTAKLKLGNSSYKVVDKVSFLLFPGKTLALVGESGCGKSLTALSILRILPSPPALSPEGSIFFHGENLLTLSEKKMSALRGKSLAMIFQDPSSALNPVYSIGSQLVEVAELHLNLYGDEAFRKVIEILHKVGIPSPEKRFYSYPHQLSGGMRQRILIAMALMCEPEVLIADEPTTALDVTIQAQVLDLIRDLQKQNKMALLLITHDMGVVAEMADEVVVMYATQIVEKGAVQQIFDQPSHPYTVALFKSRPSTETNKGELPTIKGSVPNLRHIPKGCPFHPRCPFAMEKCRTGHVPEFIINSNPLHTARCWLHEKQEILL, from the coding sequence ATGACAGATCCAGTTTTAAATGTGCAGGGACTCACTGCTAAGTTAAAATTGGGTAATTCTTCTTACAAAGTAGTGGATAAAGTCTCCTTTCTTCTATTTCCAGGAAAAACTTTAGCGCTTGTGGGGGAATCCGGATGCGGGAAATCACTGACAGCCCTCTCTATATTGCGTATTCTTCCATCTCCTCCGGCTCTCTCTCCAGAAGGGTCCATCTTTTTTCATGGTGAGAATTTGTTGACCTTATCAGAGAAAAAAATGAGTGCTTTGCGGGGAAAATCACTAGCCATGATCTTCCAAGACCCCTCTTCAGCTCTCAATCCTGTCTATTCAATAGGATCTCAACTTGTTGAAGTTGCGGAACTTCATCTTAATCTTTATGGTGATGAGGCTTTTCGAAAGGTGATCGAAATTTTACATAAAGTAGGGATTCCTTCTCCTGAAAAAAGGTTTTACAGTTACCCTCATCAACTTTCCGGCGGTATGCGGCAAAGAATCCTCATTGCCATGGCTCTCATGTGCGAGCCAGAAGTGTTAATTGCTGATGAGCCTACTACAGCCTTAGATGTGACTATCCAAGCTCAGGTGTTAGATCTTATCCGTGATTTACAGAAACAGAATAAAATGGCCCTTCTTCTCATCACTCACGATATGGGAGTTGTGGCTGAAATGGCTGATGAGGTCGTTGTTATGTATGCCACACAAATTGTTGAAAAAGGGGCGGTTCAGCAAATTTTCGATCAGCCATCCCACCCATATACAGTGGCTCTGTTTAAATCTAGGCCTTCGACAGAAACGAATAAAGGAGAGCTTCCAACCATTAAGGGGAGTGTCCCAAATTTAAGACATATTCCAAAAGGGTGTCCTTTTCATCCAAGGTGCCCTTTTGCCATGGAAAAATGCCGCACAGGTCATGTGCCGGAGTTTATCATTAACAGCAATCCTTTGCATACAGCGCGTTGCTGGCTTCACGAAAAGCAAGAGATACTTTTATGA